The proteins below are encoded in one region of Arenibacter algicola:
- a CDS encoding cytochrome c oxidase subunit II — protein MTPLLTIVVLVLVAIAIWQMTKIFELSQIRASNSQVASETDNKYNGYLMFAFLIFLYGITIFSFWKYSKVLLPEAASEHGGGYDSLMVLSFVIIFIVQTLTQFLLHYFAYKYRGDRERKALFYADNDRLEFIWTIIPVIVLAGLILWGLYAWTNIMDINDEDDPLTIELYAQQFNWTARYAGNDNVLGDANVRMIDIDNANVLGLDNSDPNAADDIIVKELHLPVGRKVNFKMRSQDVLHSAYMPHFRAQMNCVPGMITQFSFTPTITTAEMRQNPDVVDKVKRINGIRAEKAAKGMDNSDPWEFDYILLCNKICGKSHYNMQMKIIVETEEEYNAWIASQQTFGKSMASAQ, from the coding sequence ATGACTCCATTATTGACCATAGTTGTTTTAGTATTAGTGGCAATTGCAATCTGGCAAATGACCAAGATATTCGAATTGTCACAAATTAGAGCTAGCAATTCCCAAGTAGCAAGTGAAACGGATAATAAATACAATGGGTATTTGATGTTCGCTTTTCTAATTTTCCTTTATGGAATTACCATTTTTAGCTTCTGGAAATATTCTAAAGTACTTTTGCCAGAAGCTGCTTCCGAGCATGGCGGGGGGTATGATTCGTTAATGGTTCTTTCATTTGTAATAATTTTTATTGTACAGACCTTAACCCAGTTTCTGTTGCACTACTTCGCTTATAAGTATAGGGGAGACAGGGAAAGAAAGGCTTTGTTCTATGCGGATAACGACCGTTTGGAGTTTATATGGACCATTATTCCTGTTATTGTTTTGGCAGGTTTAATTTTGTGGGGATTATATGCTTGGACCAATATTATGGATATCAATGACGAGGATGATCCTTTGACTATTGAATTATATGCCCAACAGTTTAACTGGACTGCAAGGTATGCGGGTAATGATAATGTTTTGGGCGATGCCAATGTTAGAATGATAGATATTGACAATGCAAATGTTTTAGGGTTGGACAATTCTGATCCAAATGCGGCCGATGATATTATTGTTAAGGAATTGCATTTGCCCGTAGGGCGCAAGGTTAATTTTAAGATGCGTTCCCAGGATGTGCTGCACTCTGCATATATGCCACATTTTAGGGCTCAGATGAACTGTGTACCTGGTATGATTACCCAGTTTTCATTTACCCCTACCATTACCACTGCTGAAATGAGGCAAAATCCTGATGTTGTTGATAAGGTAAAACGTATAAATGGGATCAGGGCCGAAAAGGCCGCTAAGGGTATGGATAATTCAGACCCTTGGGAATTTGATTACATTTTGTTGTGTAACAAGATATGTGGGAAGTCGCACTACAATATGCAAATGAAAATTATTGTTGAAACTGAGGAGGAATATAATGCTTGGATAGCAAGTCAGCAGACTTTTGGTAAGTCCATGGCTTCGGCACAATAA
- a CDS encoding DUF3341 domain-containing protein, whose protein sequence is MASKVIHAFYNDDDVLMHAVKKVKAAKHHIEEVYCPFPVHGLDKAMGLAPTRIAITSFMYGCVGLTVAIVMMNYIMIQDWPQDIGGKPSFSYLENMPAFVPIMFELTVFFAAHLMVITFYLRSRLWPFKEAENPDVRTTDDHFLMEIEIHDNEQELKDLLMDTGAVEINITEK, encoded by the coding sequence ATGGCGTCGAAAGTTATACATGCTTTTTATAATGATGACGATGTGCTAATGCATGCTGTTAAAAAGGTAAAAGCGGCAAAGCATCATATTGAAGAAGTTTATTGTCCTTTTCCGGTGCATGGTTTGGACAAGGCTATGGGGCTAGCCCCAACCAGGATTGCAATAACGTCCTTTATGTATGGCTGTGTTGGTCTTACAGTGGCAATCGTAATGATGAATTACATTATGATCCAGGACTGGCCTCAGGATATTGGCGGTAAGCCCAGTTTTAGCTATTTGGAGAACATGCCGGCTTTTGTGCCTATCATGTTTGAGCTAACGGTATTTTTCGCGGCGCATTTAATGGTAATAACTTTTTACCTTAGAAGTAGGTTATGGCCTTTTAAAGAAGCTGAAAATCCTGATGTTAGAACAACAGATGATCATTTTTTAATGGAAATCGAAATTCATGACAACGAGCAGGAATTGAAGGATTTGTTGATGGATACGGGTGCAGTCGAAATTAATATTACAGAAAAGTAG
- the nrfD gene encoding NrfD/PsrC family molybdoenzyme membrane anchor subunit produces the protein MASHYEAPIRKPLVLGDKGYHDVTVDIAAPVEGKANKHWWIVFSIALAAFLWGVGCIIYTVSTGIGTWGLNKTVGWAWDITNFVWWVGIGHAGTLISAVLLLFRQKWRMAINRSAEAMTIFSVVQAGLFPIIHMGRPWLAYWVLPIPNQFGSLWVNFNSPLLWDVFAISTYLSVSLVFWWTGLLPDFAMIRDRAVRPFQKKIYSLISFGWTGRAKDWQRFEEVSLVLAGLATPLVLSVHTIVSFDFATSVIPGWHTTIFPPYFVAGAIFSGFAMVNTLLIIMRKVCHLEAYITVQHIELMNIVIMLTGSIVGCAYITELFMAWYSGVEYEQYAFLNRATGPYWWAYWAMMTCNVFSPQFMWFKKLRTSIMFSFFISIVVNIGMWFERFVIIVTSLHRDYLPSSWTMFSPTFVDIGIFIGTIGFFFVLFLLYARTFPVIAQAEVKSILKSSGEKYKKLRDAGKPLYEISKGKTVVKEKEPITDDVLMGEVVPKVGDKVGVSELLGTIGTFDPTKETADDLKKIKGIGPQMEATLNQIGIYTFAQVGRMTDKEYDLLDSITESFPGRAQRDDWAGQAKILNNKK, from the coding sequence ATGGCGTCGCATTACGAAGCACCTATACGAAAACCCTTAGTTCTTGGAGATAAAGGATACCACGATGTAACCGTGGACATTGCAGCTCCGGTTGAAGGGAAGGCCAATAAGCATTGGTGGATTGTATTTTCCATTGCATTAGCGGCATTCCTATGGGGTGTTGGCTGTATAATTTACACGGTATCTACAGGTATCGGTACATGGGGATTAAATAAAACAGTAGGCTGGGCCTGGGATATTACCAACTTCGTTTGGTGGGTAGGTATTGGCCACGCTGGAACCTTGATCTCTGCGGTACTTTTACTGTTTAGACAGAAATGGAGAATGGCAATTAACCGTTCTGCGGAGGCGATGACCATTTTCTCGGTTGTACAGGCAGGATTGTTCCCTATTATCCACATGGGTCGTCCATGGTTGGCTTATTGGGTATTGCCTATCCCAAACCAGTTTGGGTCGCTTTGGGTAAACTTTAATTCGCCGTTGCTTTGGGATGTATTTGCTATCTCAACCTACCTTTCTGTATCTCTGGTATTCTGGTGGACAGGTTTGTTGCCGGATTTTGCAATGATACGGGATAGGGCGGTTAGGCCTTTCCAAAAAAAGATATACAGTTTAATAAGTTTTGGATGGACAGGGCGAGCCAAGGATTGGCAGCGTTTTGAGGAAGTTTCCTTGGTTTTGGCAGGTTTGGCCACGCCATTGGTACTTTCTGTACATACTATTGTATCCTTTGACTTTGCTACATCGGTAATACCGGGATGGCATACTACCATCTTTCCACCTTACTTCGTTGCTGGGGCTATTTTCTCTGGTTTCGCCATGGTTAACACCTTGTTGATCATTATGAGGAAAGTTTGTCATTTGGAGGCTTATATTACTGTACAGCATATAGAGTTGATGAACATAGTAATTATGTTGACCGGTTCTATTGTGGGCTGTGCTTATATCACCGAGTTGTTCATGGCTTGGTACTCCGGAGTGGAGTACGAACAGTATGCATTCTTGAACAGGGCTACCGGTCCTTACTGGTGGGCATATTGGGCAATGATGACCTGTAACGTGTTCTCACCGCAATTTATGTGGTTCAAAAAGCTTAGGACCAGTATTATGTTTTCCTTCTTTATCTCTATTGTGGTAAACATAGGGATGTGGTTTGAGCGATTTGTAATTATCGTAACTTCATTGCACAGGGATTACCTTCCATCTTCATGGACCATGTTCTCCCCAACATTTGTGGATATAGGAATTTTCATCGGAACCATAGGATTCTTCTTCGTACTGTTCTTATTGTACGCCAGAACATTCCCGGTTATTGCTCAGGCAGAAGTGAAGTCTATTTTGAAATCCTCAGGGGAGAAGTATAAGAAATTGAGGGATGCAGGAAAGCCTTTGTATGAGATATCCAAAGGTAAAACAGTTGTGAAGGAAAAGGAACCAATTACTGATGATGTGTTGATGGGAGAAGTTGTTCCTAAGGTTGGTGATAAAGTAGGGGTTTCCGAACTTTTGGGAACTATAGGTACATTTGATCCTACCAAGGAGACGGCGGATGACCTTAAGAAGATTAAAGGTATTGGGCCCCAAATGGAAGCTACTTTGAATCAAATAGGAATATACACCTTCGCACAAGTTGGGCGTATGACAGATAAAGAGTATGATTTGTTGGATTCTATTACAGAATCATTCCCGGGTAGGGCGCAAAGAGACGATTGGGCAGGACAAGCAAAGATTTTAAATAATAAGAAATAA
- a CDS encoding c-type cytochrome, producing the protein MNSFSKIGVLFGLVLLVASCANTNSRNYQYMPNMYESVGYETYQKVDFLPDGMEAGLPAENTVARGWIPYGIENTMEGKELARLNPSPLDSLNQEANLAVGKELYTIYCAICHGDKGDGQGNLVKREKILGVPSYADVARNITVGTSYHAIYYGLNSMGSYAGQLDTEERWKVSEYVMKLKQDLTK; encoded by the coding sequence ATGAACAGTTTTAGCAAAATAGGAGTCTTGTTTGGTTTGGTATTATTAGTTGCTTCTTGTGCAAACACGAATAGCAGAAACTATCAATACATGCCCAATATGTATGAGTCCGTAGGTTATGAGACCTATCAGAAAGTGGATTTTCTTCCAGATGGGATGGAAGCTGGGCTTCCGGCCGAAAATACCGTAGCAAGGGGATGGATACCTTACGGAATTGAAAATACTATGGAGGGAAAGGAATTGGCAAGGCTTAACCCAAGTCCATTGGATTCTCTAAATCAAGAGGCCAATCTAGCTGTGGGTAAGGAATTATATACCATTTATTGTGCAATCTGTCACGGCGATAAGGGAGACGGCCAAGGTAACCTAGTGAAAAGGGAAAAGATATTGGGTGTGCCCAGTTATGCCGATGTAGCTAGAAACATAACTGTTGGTACTTCATATCATGCCATCTATTACGGATTGAATTCTATGGGTTCCTATGCAGGGCAATTGGATACTGAAGAGCGTTGGAAGGTTTCTGAATACGTAATGAAATTGAAACAAGATTTAACAAAATAA
- a CDS encoding acyl-CoA dehydrogenase family protein gives MIKTTYPPSILQYIPFFFVIWSDDLLTLSEIAVVKKIIDDDQNLSKKDRETLNSWLNTAQPPLDTEIKSWQRAISNSGIKLVEGDNHPLTSFSKKLISQNGSEHVFNEDLSAIETNLGIQPNHYHHLFEVEVVLEKTSNFYDPKEIDQIFKGTNHREIDEFREALSNSIFSWEIIKNKENFREKVLTQVQYLAKAGYGAMAYPEAYGGTGNMPLYATIFENLMYVDGSLTVKFGVQFGLFGGSIQKLGTKKHHDRYLTAIGEAKLLGCFAMTETGHGSNVRGIKTTATYNKKEDNITIHTPGKNDNKEYIGNALHGTMASVFAQLIVDGKNHGVHAILVPLRDSENRLMPGVRIEDNGYKLGLNGVDNGKIWFDQVKVPRENLLNKYGDIKSDGSYYSDIKNPNKRFFTMLGTLVGGRICVAKGALSGAKMSLAIAVKYALQRRQFNDNLKIQEDLIMDYPSHQLRLTPAIAKSYVYQITLDSLMKIYSDDSITDKRKIETQVAGLKAIITWFANETIQECREACGGKGYLLENRIADLKGDVDIFTTFEGDNTVLLQLAAKGIMSDFNTEFNSAGFSAVFKLLGTQISDKLVTINPIYANKVDKEHLYNPKFHQHAFDYRTRRLTYSAAMRIRDYIKKGVPTYQAFLKVQTHLIALGKAYSCELAYNTYLQFTETIEDKKNQQLFQKLGCLFALSEIREDASWYLEQGYLGGTKSKAIRQRVERLSTEFRPHIEVLVDGFGIPDHCLTAPISR, from the coding sequence ATGATAAAGACAACATATCCACCCAGTATTCTACAGTATATACCTTTCTTTTTTGTTATTTGGTCCGATGATCTTTTGACCCTTTCAGAGATTGCCGTTGTAAAAAAGATAATCGACGATGATCAAAATCTTTCCAAAAAAGACAGGGAAACCCTGAACAGTTGGCTCAACACCGCCCAGCCACCTTTGGATACGGAAATAAAATCGTGGCAACGGGCCATTTCCAATTCTGGCATCAAATTGGTAGAAGGCGACAACCATCCTTTGACTTCGTTTAGCAAGAAATTAATATCACAAAATGGTTCGGAGCATGTATTTAATGAAGATTTGTCCGCCATTGAAACAAACCTCGGAATACAACCCAACCATTACCACCACTTGTTCGAGGTGGAAGTTGTTTTGGAAAAAACATCCAATTTCTATGACCCAAAGGAAATTGACCAAATCTTCAAAGGCACGAACCACCGCGAAATAGATGAATTTAGGGAAGCCCTAAGCAATTCCATTTTTTCTTGGGAAATAATAAAGAACAAGGAGAACTTTAGGGAGAAGGTACTAACCCAGGTGCAATATCTGGCCAAAGCAGGATATGGCGCCATGGCCTATCCGGAAGCTTACGGGGGAACAGGAAATATGCCGTTATATGCCACCATTTTTGAAAATCTGATGTATGTGGACGGAAGCCTCACCGTGAAATTTGGGGTTCAATTTGGGCTTTTTGGAGGTAGTATTCAGAAGTTGGGAACAAAAAAACACCATGACCGCTATTTGACCGCTATTGGGGAAGCCAAATTACTCGGATGTTTCGCCATGACCGAAACGGGTCACGGATCCAATGTAAGGGGGATAAAAACAACCGCTACCTACAACAAGAAAGAGGACAACATTACCATTCACACCCCAGGTAAAAACGACAACAAGGAATATATAGGAAATGCACTGCACGGTACAATGGCCTCGGTATTTGCCCAATTGATCGTTGATGGCAAAAATCACGGTGTCCATGCTATTTTAGTACCTTTAAGAGATAGTGAAAATCGTCTAATGCCGGGCGTTCGCATTGAAGATAATGGCTATAAATTAGGGCTTAACGGGGTTGACAATGGTAAAATTTGGTTCGACCAAGTTAAGGTGCCACGGGAGAATCTTTTAAATAAATATGGAGATATTAAGTCTGATGGCAGCTATTATTCCGATATAAAAAACCCAAATAAGCGCTTTTTTACCATGCTCGGCACCCTTGTTGGCGGACGAATCTGCGTGGCCAAAGGAGCTTTGAGCGGGGCAAAAATGTCTTTGGCCATTGCAGTGAAATATGCCCTACAAAGAAGGCAGTTCAATGACAACCTAAAAATCCAAGAGGATTTAATCATGGATTACCCATCGCACCAACTGCGGCTTACCCCCGCCATTGCCAAATCTTATGTATACCAGATAACCTTGGATTCTTTAATGAAAATCTATAGTGATGACAGCATAACCGATAAACGAAAAATAGAAACCCAGGTGGCCGGATTAAAGGCAATTATAACGTGGTTCGCAAACGAAACCATACAGGAATGTCGTGAAGCCTGCGGAGGTAAAGGCTACCTATTGGAAAATAGAATTGCCGACCTCAAGGGCGATGTGGATATATTTACCACCTTTGAAGGGGACAACACGGTACTATTACAATTGGCCGCCAAAGGAATTATGTCCGATTTTAATACGGAATTCAACAGCGCAGGATTTTCGGCAGTATTTAAGTTGTTAGGCACCCAGATCAGCGACAAATTGGTCACTATAAACCCCATATATGCCAACAAGGTAGATAAGGAGCATTTATACAATCCCAAGTTCCACCAACATGCCTTTGATTACAGAACAAGAAGATTAACCTATTCCGCAGCTATGCGAATCAGGGACTATATCAAGAAAGGGGTCCCCACTTATCAGGCCTTCTTAAAAGTACAAACCCATTTAATAGCCCTGGGAAAAGCCTATAGTTGTGAATTGGCCTATAATACTTACTTACAGTTTACAGAAACAATAGAAGACAAGAAGAACCAACAGCTATTTCAAAAACTTGGATGCCTCTTTGCATTGTCCGAAATTCGGGAAGATGCCTCATGGTATTTGGAACAGGGCTATTTGGGAGGCACCAAGTCCAAAGCCATACGACAGCGTGTAGAGCGTTTAAGTACGGAGTTTAGACCTCATATCGAGGTTTTGGTAGATGGTTTTGGGATTCCGGATCACTGTTTAACGGCCCCAATTAGTCGCTAA
- the ruvB gene encoding Holliday junction branch migration DNA helicase RuvB, whose protein sequence is MNENLDPTASNFSNEEFDIERALRPISFDDFTGQEQVLENLKIFVQAANLRGEALDHTLFHGPPGLGKTTLAHILANELGVGIKMTSGPVLDKPGDLAGLLTNLDERDVLFIDEIHRLSPIVEEYLYSAMEDYKIDIMIESGPNARSVQINLNPFTLIGATTRSGLLTAPMRARFGIQSRLQYYSTELLSTIVERSAEILKTPITQQAAIEIAGRSRGTPRICNALLRRVRDFAQIKGNGKIDIEISQFGLKALNVDAHGLDEMDNKILTTIIDKFKGGPVGITTLATAVSESAETIEEVYEPFLIQQGFIMRTPRGREVTELAYRHLGRIKGNIQGGLF, encoded by the coding sequence ATGAATGAGAACCTAGATCCCACAGCGAGTAATTTTTCCAACGAGGAATTCGATATTGAAAGGGCGTTGCGTCCTATTTCCTTTGATGATTTTACCGGGCAGGAACAAGTTCTGGAAAACCTTAAGATATTTGTTCAGGCAGCTAATTTAAGGGGTGAAGCCCTGGACCACACCTTGTTCCATGGCCCTCCAGGTCTTGGGAAGACCACTTTGGCCCATATCCTGGCCAATGAATTGGGGGTGGGCATTAAAATGACTTCGGGCCCTGTGTTGGATAAGCCAGGGGATTTGGCAGGCCTACTGACCAACTTGGACGAAAGGGATGTTTTGTTCATTGATGAGATCCATAGATTGAGTCCTATTGTGGAGGAGTATTTATATTCCGCTATGGAGGATTATAAGATAGATATTATGATAGAATCGGGTCCCAATGCCCGATCGGTACAGATCAATTTAAACCCCTTTACCTTGATTGGGGCAACAACCCGCTCTGGTCTGTTAACAGCTCCAATGAGGGCCCGTTTTGGTATTCAGAGCAGATTACAATACTATTCCACGGAACTTCTTTCTACTATAGTGGAGCGTAGTGCCGAAATATTAAAGACTCCTATTACCCAACAGGCCGCCATTGAAATAGCCGGTAGAAGTAGGGGTACTCCCAGAATATGCAATGCCTTGTTAAGAAGGGTCCGGGACTTTGCACAAATAAAAGGGAATGGAAAGATCGACATAGAAATCTCCCAGTTTGGACTGAAAGCTTTGAATGTGGATGCCCATGGATTGGATGAAATGGACAACAAGATATTGACAACCATTATAGACAAGTTTAAAGGAGGCCCAGTAGGGATTACTACTTTGGCTACCGCGGTCTCTGAAAGTGCAGAAACCATAGAGGAAGTTTATGAACCTTTTTTGATCCAGCAAGGATTTATTATGAGAACCCCGAGAGGTAGGGAGGTTACAGAACTGGCCTATAGGCACTTGGGAAGAATAAAAGGGAATATCCAAGGAGGTCTGTTCTGA
- a CDS encoding cytochrome c oxidase subunit I, translated as MSVTAHAHVEDHSDDHGHHHKETFVTKYIFSQDHKMISKQYLITGLIMGFIGIMMSLLFRMQLAWPGESFPIFEAILGKWAPGGVMDADVYLALVTIHGTIMVFFVLTAGLSGTFSNLLIPLQIGARDMASGFLNMVSYWLFFLSSVIMVISLFVEAGPAAAGWTVYPPLSALPMAQPGSGMGMTLWLVAMAIFIASSLLGSLNYIVTVINLRTKGMSMTRLPLTIWAFFVTAIIGVISFPVLLSAALLLIMDRSFGTSFFLSDIFIQGEVLHYQGGSPVLYEHLFWFLGHPEVYIVILPAMGMVSEIMAVNARKPIFGYRAMIASILAIAFLSTIVWGHHMFISGMNPFLGSVFTFTTLLIAIPSAVKAFNWITTLWKGNLQLNPGMLFSIGMVSTFISGGLTGIILGDSTLDINVHDTYFVVAHFHLVMGISALYGLFAGVYHWFPKMFGKMMNKNLGYVHFWITAVCSYGVFFPMHFVGMAGVPRRYYENTAFPMFDDLTDIQVLMTVFALIAAGAQLIFAFNFIRSIFYGSKAVQNPWKATSLEWTTPVEHIHGNWPGAIPEVHRWPYDYSKTDENGEYIIPGQDFVPQTMPLYEGEEELQH; from the coding sequence ATGTCTGTAACAGCTCACGCACACGTAGAAGACCATTCAGATGACCACGGACATCATCACAAAGAAACCTTTGTGACGAAGTATATTTTTAGTCAAGATCATAAAATGATTTCCAAGCAGTATTTGATTACTGGACTTATAATGGGATTCATAGGTATTATGATGTCTCTGTTGTTTAGAATGCAGTTGGCATGGCCAGGGGAATCTTTTCCAATTTTTGAAGCCATTTTGGGTAAATGGGCACCAGGAGGTGTTATGGATGCAGATGTTTATTTGGCATTGGTAACCATTCACGGTACTATCATGGTATTCTTTGTTTTAACGGCAGGATTAAGCGGAACCTTCAGTAACTTGTTGATTCCCCTTCAAATTGGAGCTAGGGATATGGCTTCAGGGTTCTTGAACATGGTTTCGTACTGGTTGTTCTTTTTGTCCAGTGTAATTATGGTTATTTCACTTTTTGTTGAAGCCGGACCTGCTGCTGCGGGATGGACAGTTTATCCTCCGCTTAGTGCACTTCCAATGGCACAACCTGGTTCCGGAATGGGAATGACGCTTTGGTTGGTAGCTATGGCTATATTTATAGCATCTTCCTTATTGGGGTCATTGAACTATATTGTTACGGTAATTAATCTTAGGACCAAAGGAATGTCAATGACCAGACTGCCTTTGACCATTTGGGCGTTTTTCGTTACCGCGATTATAGGTGTGATTTCTTTCCCGGTATTATTATCAGCTGCGTTGCTGTTGATAATGGATAGAAGCTTTGGTACTTCCTTTTTCCTGTCGGATATTTTTATCCAAGGTGAGGTATTACATTATCAAGGTGGTTCTCCAGTATTGTACGAGCATTTATTCTGGTTTTTAGGACACCCTGAGGTGTATATCGTTATCCTGCCTGCTATGGGTATGGTATCGGAGATTATGGCGGTAAACGCCCGTAAACCTATTTTTGGATATAGGGCAATGATTGCCTCTATTTTGGCAATTGCATTCCTGTCCACAATTGTTTGGGGTCACCATATGTTTATTTCCGGTATGAATCCTTTCCTAGGTTCCGTGTTTACCTTTACTACATTATTGATCGCTATTCCATCTGCTGTTAAGGCATTTAACTGGATAACTACCTTGTGGAAAGGTAATCTTCAATTAAACCCTGGAATGCTATTTTCTATAGGAATGGTTTCTACGTTTATTTCTGGTGGACTAACAGGAATTATTCTTGGGGACAGTACCTTGGATATTAATGTACACGACACATATTTTGTGGTGGCCCACTTCCACTTGGTAATGGGTATATCTGCTCTTTATGGTTTGTTTGCAGGTGTTTACCATTGGTTCCCTAAGATGTTCGGAAAAATGATGAACAAGAATTTGGGTTATGTGCATTTTTGGATTACTGCTGTCTGTTCTTATGGGGTTTTCTTCCCGATGCATTTTGTTGGAATGGCAGGGGTGCCACGTAGGTACTATGAGAATACCGCTTTTCCAATGTTTGATGACTTGACCGATATTCAGGTGTTAATGACGGTTTTTGCGCTTATTGCAGCTGGGGCCCAATTAATATTTGCCTTCAATTTTATTAGAAGTATTTTCTACGGAAGTAAGGCTGTTCAGAATCCATGGAAAGCAACTAGCTTGGAATGGACTACACCAGTAGAACATATTCACGGCAACTGGCCTGGAGCAATTCCAGAAGTACACAGATGGCCATATGATTATAGCAAAACCGATGAAAACGGGGAATATATAATTCCAGGACAGGATTTTGTACCTCAAACCATGCCACTTTATGAGGGTGAGGAGGAGTTACAGCATTAA
- a CDS encoding GIN domain-containing protein, protein MRHILLFFMLLVGCLVYSQRKPKIKGNRNVIEVRETLPPFNAVQLDDDLDINLQAATSGEYIIEADDNLIDILKFRVENETLIISSYYRVTSKKRLNITVNFNELFLINANDGNIVVKNRFSTEFLEVNTRGSGRVEIDVDADAMQITMNDNSKGNFKVDSDTLNIRLAEKADLRLFGVMENTVLDMQRNSKADLEGFTDVFQFHLLDASDLKAKRLEANSVEANLEGSSSAEVLSTATVDLNSKGDSKTYVFGDSKINLLEFLDTSELYRRKN, encoded by the coding sequence GTGAGACACATACTTTTATTTTTCATGTTATTGGTTGGCTGTTTGGTCTATTCTCAGCGTAAACCCAAAATTAAAGGCAATAGAAATGTGATAGAAGTGAGGGAGACCCTGCCGCCTTTTAATGCCGTTCAACTGGATGACGATCTGGATATTAACCTACAGGCCGCAACATCTGGGGAGTATATAATAGAAGCTGACGACAATTTAATCGATATTTTAAAGTTTAGGGTAGAGAATGAAACGCTTATCATAAGTTCTTATTACAGAGTAACCTCCAAGAAGAGACTGAACATTACCGTTAATTTTAATGAATTGTTCCTTATCAATGCCAATGACGGGAATATTGTGGTCAAAAACCGTTTTTCTACCGAGTTTCTAGAGGTAAATACTAGGGGGTCCGGAAGGGTGGAAATAGATGTGGATGCCGATGCAATGCAAATAACCATGAACGATAATAGTAAGGGGAATTTTAAGGTAGACAGTGATACCTTAAACATTCGCTTGGCAGAAAAGGCGGATTTAAGATTGTTTGGGGTTATGGAAAATACTGTTTTGGATATGCAACGTAATTCCAAGGCCGATTTGGAAGGTTTTACCGATGTTTTTCAGTTTCATTTATTGGACGCTTCCGACCTAAAGGCAAAAAGATTGGAAGCCAATTCTGTCGAAGCCAATTTGGAAGGCAGCTCTTCTGCCGAAGTCTTGTCAACGGCAACGGTGGACCTCAATTCCAAAGGAGATTCCAAGACCTATGTATTTGGTGATAGCAAAATTAACCTGCTGGAATTCCTTGATACTTCAGAGCTATATCGGCGTAAAAATTAG